Proteins encoded in a region of the Roseateles sp. SL47 genome:
- a CDS encoding MFS transporter — translation MSDSGAPDTHGGRKAAMSFILIAVLIDMVSIGLILPVLPTLVGTFTESETQHTLAQLAVAFAFGLANFFGSPILGGLSDRFGRRKVMLVGFSGLALSFFVTAMAQALWVLVVVRLFSGAMQANAAVANAYVADITPPADRAKRFGMLGAAFGMGFILGPVMGGLLGSIDLHLPFFVAGTLALVNWCYGFFVLPESLPPEHRRPFNWRQANPLASLSRVRNLRGVGPLIYVIACSGLAQLIIQTCWVLYNQHKFGWGPRENGLSLFAVGVMAVIVQGGLLQPLMRWLGPRRLVLVGLVSSIATNMVWGLAQEGWVMVGIIFLNIVGLAAPTALQSLVSNAADARNQGETMGAVAAINSLMAVVSPICGLGLMALVAELPKTDWRLGAPFYFCAALQAVSLYFAWRHFHDVPTDAVAPAKA, via the coding sequence GTGTCCGACTCGGGTGCCCCTGACACACACGGCGGCCGCAAGGCCGCCATGTCGTTCATTCTGATCGCGGTGCTGATCGACATGGTGTCGATCGGCCTGATTCTTCCAGTGCTGCCCACGCTGGTAGGCACATTCACCGAGTCGGAAACCCAGCACACGCTGGCTCAGCTGGCCGTCGCCTTCGCGTTCGGCCTGGCCAATTTCTTTGGCTCGCCCATCCTGGGCGGGCTGTCCGACCGCTTTGGCCGCCGCAAAGTGATGCTGGTGGGCTTCAGCGGCCTGGCGCTCAGCTTTTTTGTCACTGCCATGGCGCAGGCGCTTTGGGTGCTGGTGGTGGTGCGGCTGTTCTCCGGCGCCATGCAGGCCAATGCCGCAGTCGCCAACGCCTATGTGGCGGACATCACCCCACCCGCCGACCGCGCCAAGCGCTTCGGCATGCTGGGGGCGGCTTTTGGCATGGGCTTCATCCTGGGCCCGGTCATGGGTGGGCTGCTTGGCAGCATCGACCTGCATCTTCCCTTCTTCGTGGCGGGCACCCTGGCACTGGTGAACTGGTGTTATGGGTTCTTTGTGCTGCCCGAATCCCTCCCTCCCGAACATCGCCGGCCCTTCAACTGGCGGCAGGCCAATCCGCTGGCATCGCTGTCGCGGGTGCGAAACCTGCGCGGTGTGGGCCCGCTGATCTACGTGATCGCCTGCTCCGGCCTGGCGCAGCTCATCATCCAGACCTGCTGGGTGCTCTACAACCAGCATAAATTCGGCTGGGGCCCGCGAGAAAACGGCCTGTCGCTGTTTGCCGTCGGCGTGATGGCGGTGATTGTGCAAGGCGGGCTGCTGCAGCCGCTGATGCGCTGGCTGGGCCCCCGTCGGCTGGTGCTGGTGGGGTTGGTGTCGTCCATCGCCACCAACATGGTGTGGGGTCTGGCCCAGGAGGGCTGGGTGATGGTGGGCATCATCTTCCTCAACATCGTGGGCCTGGCCGCTCCCACGGCCCTGCAAAGCCTGGTGTCCAATGCGGCCGACGCGCGCAACCAGGGTGAGACCATGGGCGCGGTGGCAGCCATCAACAGCCTGATGGCCGTGGTGTCCCCCATCTGCGGCCTGGGCCTGATGGCCCTGGTGGCTGAGCTGCCCAAGACCGACTGGCGTCTGGGCGCTCCCTTCTATTTCTGTGCGGCACTGCAGGCGGTGTCGCTCTATTTTGCGTGGCGCCATTTCCATGACGTTCCGACCGACGCGGTAGCCCCCGCCAAGGCTTGA
- a CDS encoding transposase: MTTIPNNQAVPRRRRRVHSDEFKARAVASCMQPGMSVAAVAMAHGVNANLLRRWVREAEMKPPARDLAQVAEQPVQATRRQQAAGFVAGRITPGFTVRYACTPG, from the coding sequence GTGACTACTATTCCTAACAATCAGGCCGTTCCACGCCGGCGGCGGCGTGTGCATAGCGACGAATTCAAGGCGCGCGCGGTGGCCAGTTGCATGCAACCCGGCATGTCGGTGGCGGCCGTGGCGATGGCGCACGGCGTCAACGCCAATCTGCTGCGTCGCTGGGTGCGCGAGGCCGAGATGAAGCCGCCGGCGCGCGACCTCGCCCAGGTTGCTGAACAACCGGTGCAGGCGACTCGGCGCCAACAGGCCGCAGGCTTCGTCGCTGGCAGGATCACGCCCGGCTTCACCGTGCGCTACGCCTGCACGCCCGGATGA
- the guaA gene encoding glutamine-hydrolyzing GMP synthase — MHDKVLILDFGSQVTQLIARRVREAHVFCEIHPNDVSDDFIRSFAPKAIILSGSHASTYEDHELRAPQAVWDLGVPVLGICYGMQTMAVQLGGKVEWSDHREFGYAEVRAHGHTKLLSGLQDFATPEGHGMLKVWMSHGDKVTALPDGFKLMASTPSCPIAGMANEDKGYYAVQFHPEVTHTQQGTALINRFVRDIAGCKGDWIMGNYIEEAVQKIREQVGDEEVILGLSGGVDSSVAAALIHRAIGDQLTCVFVDHGLLRLNEGDLVMDMFAGKLHAKVIRVDASELFLGQLAGVTDPERKRKIIGGLFVDVFKAEAEKLKASGSGHKGASFLAQGTIYPDVVESGGTKTKKATTIKSHHNVGGLPEQLGLKLLEPLRELFKDEVRELGVALGLPPEMVYRHPFPGPGLGVRILGEVKKEYADLLRRADAIFVEELRNTRDEATGKSWYELTSQAFTVFLPVKSVGVMGDGRTYDYVVALRAVQTSDFMTADWAELPYSLLKRCSGRIINEVRGINRVTYDVSSKPPATIEWE; from the coding sequence ATGCACGACAAAGTCCTCATCCTCGACTTCGGCTCCCAGGTGACCCAGCTGATCGCACGTCGTGTGCGGGAAGCCCATGTCTTCTGCGAGATCCATCCCAACGACGTCAGCGACGATTTCATCCGCAGCTTTGCGCCCAAGGCCATCATTTTGTCGGGCAGCCATGCCTCGACCTATGAGGACCACGAACTGCGTGCGCCGCAGGCGGTGTGGGACCTGGGCGTGCCGGTGCTGGGCATCTGCTACGGGATGCAGACCATGGCGGTGCAACTGGGCGGCAAGGTGGAGTGGAGCGACCATCGTGAGTTCGGTTATGCCGAGGTGAGGGCCCATGGCCACACCAAGCTGCTGTCGGGCCTGCAGGACTTCGCCACGCCGGAAGGCCACGGCATGCTGAAGGTCTGGATGAGCCATGGCGACAAGGTCACGGCTCTGCCGGACGGCTTCAAGCTGATGGCGTCCACGCCCAGCTGCCCCATCGCTGGCATGGCCAACGAAGACAAGGGCTACTACGCGGTGCAGTTCCACCCCGAGGTGACGCATACCCAGCAGGGCACGGCCTTGATCAACCGCTTTGTGCGGGACATCGCCGGCTGCAAGGGCGACTGGATCATGGGCAACTACATCGAGGAAGCCGTCCAGAAGATCCGCGAGCAGGTGGGGGACGAAGAGGTGATCCTGGGGCTCTCCGGCGGCGTGGATTCGTCGGTGGCGGCGGCGCTGATTCACCGCGCCATTGGCGACCAACTGACCTGCGTGTTTGTGGACCACGGCCTGCTGCGCCTGAACGAAGGCGACCTGGTCATGGACATGTTTGCCGGCAAGCTGCACGCCAAGGTCATCCGTGTGGACGCGAGCGAGCTCTTCCTGGGGCAGTTGGCGGGCGTGACCGATCCGGAGCGCAAGCGCAAGATCATCGGCGGCCTGTTTGTGGACGTGTTCAAGGCTGAAGCGGAAAAGCTCAAGGCGAGTGGCAGCGGCCACAAGGGCGCAAGCTTCCTGGCCCAGGGCACGATCTATCCGGATGTGGTGGAGAGTGGCGGGACCAAGACCAAAAAGGCCACCACCATCAAGAGCCACCACAACGTGGGCGGGTTGCCGGAGCAATTGGGCCTGAAGCTGCTGGAGCCGCTGCGCGAGTTGTTCAAGGATGAAGTGCGCGAACTGGGTGTGGCGCTCGGGTTGCCGCCAGAGATGGTCTACCGCCATCCGTTCCCGGGGCCGGGCCTGGGGGTGCGCATCCTGGGCGAAGTGAAGAAGGAATATGCGGACCTGCTGCGCCGGGCGGACGCCATCTTCGTTGAAGAGCTGCGCAACACCCGCGATGAAGCGACCGGCAAGAGCTGGTATGAGCTGACCAGCCAGGCCTTCACCGTGTTCTTGCCGGTGAAGAGCGTGGGCGTGATGGGAGACGGGCGCACGTATGACTACGTGGTGGCCTTGCGCGCCGTGCAGACCAGCGACTTCATGACGGCGGATTGGGCGGAACTGCCCTACAGCCTGCTCAAGCGTTGCTCGGGACGCATCATCAATGAGGTGCGTGGCATCAATCGCGTGACCTACGACGTGTCGAGCAAGCCGCCTGCGACGATTGAGTGGGAGTGA